A single region of the Triticum dicoccoides isolate Atlit2015 ecotype Zavitan chromosome 2B, WEW_v2.0, whole genome shotgun sequence genome encodes:
- the LOC119361288 gene encoding ribosomal RNA processing protein 1 homolog → ARERAVRHLLADFLPASAPHLSATDLLKLWKGLFFCFWHADKPLYQADLASRLAAAVSTAATPAVAADFLAAYLATIRREWSAIDVHRLDKFYLLNRRFLHHAFLFLGARSFAPDVTAQIVAVISEKAVLAEADNATGRGLGYHVADVFLDEILPVLPISLQSMELLLAPFFTVLEKSTDRVLVSKVRSSLFERFLESGSQLLEMTRKGEEAEKGSVEEKLGKVGLLFGFSKRFLDIGASAETVQGNRKVVFGLRDAFVKLEKGLELSGVKISEPEFQGTQVPMVAVVENGMDLDEAKVEKKRKKKKAKKAALVEGGEEEEVKAPKQDKKVKKDKNKKEKKEKKKKNKVEDSDGGDSSEQSIDATSEDQQMGDDTDAITFDEALMSNLQKQFEKAAAEAGMPVTPVTAKVAKKRKRSKSSDRSSEVSGGGVGSEGNVPAQDGDKSGKKVRFSMKSNLVWNPPTPLPPQCLRLPPSATPRGSALKSGVRPGPIKESSTPVKKAKAKAKSAKKLLKKSPSSAVKRLRKLQTFSA, encoded by the coding sequence GCCCGCGAGCGCGCCGTCCGCCACCTCCTCGCCGACTTCCTCCCCGCCTCCGCGCCCCATCTCTCCGCCACCGACCTCCTCAAGCTCTGGAAGGGCCTCTTCTTCTGCTTCTGGCACGCCGACAAGCCGCTCTACCAGGCCGACCTCGcctcccgcctcgccgccgccgtatCCACCGCCGCGacgcccgccgtcgccgccgacttCCTCGCGGCCTACCTCGCCACCATCCGCCGCGAGTGGTCCGCCATCGACGTCCACCGCCTCGACAAGTTCTACCTCCTTAACCGCCGGTTCCTCCACCACGCCTTCCTCTTCCTCGGCGCCCGCTCCTTCGCGCCCGACGTCACCGCCCAGATCGTGGCCGTCATCTCGGAGAAGGCCGTCCTCGCGGAGGCCGACAACGCCACCGGTCGTGGACTCGGGTACCATGTCGCCGATGTGTTTCTCGACGAGATCTTGCCCGTGCTCCCGATTAGCTTGCAGTCGATGGAGCTGCTGTTGGCCCCCTTCTTCACTGTGCTGGAGAAGTCGACCGACAGGGTGCTGGTGAGTAAGGTCAGGTCCAGCTTGTTTGAGAGGTTTCTGGAGAGCGGCAGTCAGCTGCTTGAGATGACGAGGAAAGGTGAAGAGGCGGAGAAGGGGAGCGTGGAGGAGAAGCTTGGGAAGGTCGGGCTGTTGTTTGGATTCAGCAAGAGGTTCCTGGATATTGGGGCGAGTGCTGAGACCGTGCAGGGAAATCGGAAAGTGGTGTTTGGGCTGAGGGATGCTTTTGTTAAGCTCGAAAAGGGATTGGAGCTGTCTGGGGTTAAGATCTCTGAGCCAGAGTTTCAGGGCACTCAGGTGCCAATGGTGGCAGTGGTAGAAAATGGCATGGATTTGGATGAGGCAAAGGtggaaaagaagaggaagaagaaaaaggcaaAGAAGGCTGCATTagttgaaggtggggaggaggaggaggtgaaggcTCCGAAGCAAGATAAGAAGGTGAAGAAagacaagaacaagaaggagaaaaaagaaaagaagaagaaaaataaggttGAGGATAGTGATGGAGGGGATAGCAGTGAGCAGAGTATAGATGCCACATCAGAGGACCAACAGATGGGCGATGACACTGATGCCATTACATTTGATGAGGCTTTGATGTCCAATCTTCAAAAGCAGTTTGAGAAGGCTGCTGCAGAAGCCGGGATGCCGGTGACACCAGTTACTGCTAAAGTGGCAAAGAAGAGGAAGCGCTCAAAATCTTCTGATAGGTCATCAGAAGTTTCTGGTGGAGGTGTTGGTAGCGAAGGTAATGTTCCTGCTCAGGATGGAGATAAGAGTGGTAAGAAAGTGAGGTTCTCAATGAAGAGTAATCTAGTTTGGAACCCTCCAACTCCTTTACCACCACAGTGCTTGAGGCTACCACCATCTGCTACTCCAAGAGGGAGTGCACTAAAAAGTGGAGTTCGGCCTGGGCCTATAAAGGAAAGCTCCACTCCGGTGAAGAAGGCAAAGGCAAAAGCAAAGTCtgcaaagaagttgttgaagaagagCCCTTCCTCGGCTGTGAAGCGCTTGCGGAAGTTGCAAACCTTCTCTGCGTGA
- the LOC119361289 gene encoding RING-H2 finger protein ATL43-like, whose amino-acid sequence MPSSASSTPAADVLGVPPPLPQPPGADVSIIVGVLTGVLLGLFLFLIYAKHCRQRGARGAAGRLGLGFRASSTCDRCCSGLSLSVVDALPVVRFGDMGGAAAAAQPECAVCLGAFDAAADELLRVLPKCRHAFHADCVDTWLEAHSTCPVCRRRVGKEDAFAVIPKLEAGADHGDAEWYPAREAEMQIVVRRPA is encoded by the coding sequence ATGCCGTCGTCGGCGTCCTCCACGCCGGCCGCCGACGTGTTGGGCGTGCCGCCTCCGCTGCCGCAGCCGCCGGGCGCGGACGTGTCCATCATCGTGGGCGTGCTCACGGGCGTCCTCCTGGggctcttcctcttcctcatctacGCCAAGCACTGCAGGCAACGCGGTGCCCGCGGCGCGGCCGGCCGCCTGGGCCTCGGGTTCCGGGCGTCGTCGACGTGCGACCGGTGCTGCTCCGGCCTGAGCCTCTCGGTCGTTGACGCGCTCCCGGTGGTCAGGTTCGGGGACATGGGCGGCGCCGCGGCGGCCGCGCAGCCGGAGTGCGCGGTGTGCCTGGGCGCGTTCGACGCGGCGGCCGACGAGCTGCTCCGGGTGCTGCCCAAGTGCCGCCACGCGTTCCACGCGGActgcgtcgacacgtggctggaggCGCACTCGACGTGCCCCgtctgccgccgccgcgtcggcaAGGAGGACGCATTCGCGGTGATCCCCAAGCTGGAGGCCGGCGCGGATCACGGTGACGCGGAGTGGTATCCGGCCCGCGAGGCGGAGATGCAGATCGTGGTGCGCCGACCGGCGTGA